The region AGGGAGATAACGTCTAGGGTTTCCTTTGACTAGCCTTTTTTTGCTGCGGGTTTGGCACGACTTGCCAGGAAAAAAGGTTGGTATCGGATAGGCGGAGGTGGGCGGCGGGCGGAGGAGGAGGATTGATTTAAAAAGCGGGGCTGGCTAGGGTGACTGCATGCCTGACTCCCCTGCCCGTTTCATCCAGATCAATGATGCTGCCCGCGAGACCAATCCCTGGACGAACAATGAATGGCTGTGCCGACCTGATCTGGTGGAGGCGGAGAAACTGCTGCTGGTGAGGGCGAACATGGCACCGATGCACTGCCACCCGTTTCACTGCCACCCGCACCGCGAAGAAATCATCTATGTGGTGCATGGGCGTGCGGAGCAGTGGGTGGGAGATGAATGCCGCATCCTGAGCGCAGGTGAAATGGCACACATCCCGCCAGGGGTGGTGCATGCGACCTACAATCCGCATCAGGAGCCGCTGGTGTTTCTGGCGATCCTGTCTCCAGCGAAACTGCCGGATGAACTGGCGGCGGTGCAAGATCCGCAAGATGTCTCCGATCAAGCCCCCTGGGCCACACTGCGCCAGGGACGGCCTGAGTGCCAGACGCTGGCCTGAGGACGATGACAGAAAAAAGCCGGGCTGCCTTTTTCAAGACCAGCCCGGCCGCAGAAACCTGTGAGGATCAGCGGGGGATCTTCAATGTCTTGCCAGCGCGGATCATGTCCGATTTCAGGCCGTTGGCGGCTTTGATCTTGGCGACGGTGGTGTTGTTCTTCCGGGCGATGGCGCCCAGGTTGTCACCCGCCTTGATGGTGTAGCTGGAGCTTCCGCCTTTGGACTTGCTGGCGGTGG is a window of Prosthecobacter algae DNA encoding:
- a CDS encoding cupin domain-containing protein, whose amino-acid sequence is MPDSPARFIQINDAARETNPWTNNEWLCRPDLVEAEKLLLVRANMAPMHCHPFHCHPHREEIIYVVHGRAEQWVGDECRILSAGEMAHIPPGVVHATYNPHQEPLVFLAILSPAKLPDELAAVQDPQDVSDQAPWATLRQGRPECQTLA